In one Kineococcus rhizosphaerae genomic region, the following are encoded:
- a CDS encoding VOC family protein has protein sequence MPCDVAALCVDALDPERLARFWSVVLGGAVVPDPEGGSFLDPADDPGFRLRFVPTTVPGSGRNRIHLDLTSTSQEDQDAIVARALAAGGRPFDVGQLPEERHMVLADPEGNEFCVIEPENRFLAGCGPIGALSGDGSQAAGYFWRDALGWPLVWGEGTETAVQSPAGGPKFTWGGDPVEPKRGRNRWRLDLRARGDRRAELDRLLALGARADGSDLLDPSGNEFRLL, from the coding sequence ATGCCCTGCGACGTGGCGGCGCTGTGCGTCGACGCCCTCGACCCCGAACGTCTCGCGCGGTTCTGGTCGGTGGTCCTCGGGGGAGCGGTCGTCCCCGACCCGGAGGGCGGGTCCTTCCTGGACCCGGCCGACGACCCCGGGTTCCGGCTCCGGTTCGTCCCGACGACGGTGCCGGGGTCGGGGCGCAACCGGATCCACCTGGACCTGACGAGCACGTCGCAGGAGGACCAGGACGCGATCGTGGCCCGGGCGCTGGCCGCCGGTGGGCGACCCTTCGACGTGGGCCAGCTCCCGGAGGAACGGCACATGGTGCTGGCCGACCCGGAGGGGAACGAGTTCTGCGTCATCGAGCCCGAGAACCGGTTCCTGGCCGGGTGCGGGCCGATCGGGGCGTTGTCGGGCGACGGGTCGCAGGCCGCGGGGTACTTCTGGCGCGACGCCCTGGGCTGGCCGCTGGTGTGGGGCGAGGGCACCGAGACGGCCGTTCAGTCACCGGCCGGCGGGCCGAAGTTCACCTGGGGCGGTGACCCCGTCGAGCCGAAGAGGGGGCGCAACCGCTGGCGGCTGGACCTGCGGGCGCGCGGCGACCGGCGGGCCGAGCTCGACCGGCTGCTCGCGCTCGGGGCGCGCGCCGACGGATCCGACCTGCTCGACCCGAGCGGCAACGAGTTCCGGCTGCTCTGA
- a CDS encoding helix-turn-helix transcriptional regulator, which produces MDIDRAGLAQFLRRRREALQPQDVGLPRGQRRRTAGLRREEVAALAHMSTDYYARLERERGPRPSEQMIASLAQGLHLGLDERDHLFRLAGHQPPARGALSEHVGPGLLRILDRLVDTPAEIVTELGVTLRQTPVGVALTGPADRWTGPARSLGYRWFTDPAARAGYAPEDHGFLSRVYASGLREVVTRRGPGSRAAELAELALANSEELRRLWELHEVGLRPQEVKRFVHPAVGRIELHCQTLLDPQQNHLLLVYTAVPGTEDQEKLELLSVLGASTTA; this is translated from the coding sequence ATGGACATCGACAGGGCGGGACTGGCGCAGTTCCTGCGGCGACGACGCGAGGCCCTGCAGCCCCAGGACGTCGGCCTGCCCCGGGGGCAGCGGCGGCGCACCGCCGGGTTGCGGCGCGAGGAGGTCGCCGCCCTGGCCCACATGTCGACCGACTACTACGCACGGCTGGAACGCGAGCGCGGGCCCCGGCCCTCGGAGCAGATGATCGCCTCCCTCGCCCAGGGCCTGCACCTGGGGCTGGACGAGCGCGACCACCTGTTCCGACTGGCCGGGCACCAACCGCCGGCGCGGGGTGCCCTCAGCGAGCACGTCGGCCCCGGCCTGCTGCGGATCCTGGACCGGCTGGTCGACACGCCCGCCGAGATCGTCACCGAACTCGGGGTGACGTTGCGCCAGACGCCGGTGGGCGTCGCGCTGACCGGCCCCGCCGACCGGTGGACGGGGCCGGCCCGCAGCCTGGGGTACCGCTGGTTCACCGACCCCGCGGCCCGGGCGGGGTACGCGCCGGAGGACCACGGGTTCCTGTCCCGGGTGTACGCCTCGGGCCTGCGCGAAGTCGTCACCCGGCGCGGGCCGGGGTCGCGGGCCGCGGAACTGGCCGAGCTGGCGCTGGCGAACTCGGAGGAACTGCGCCGGTTGTGGGAACTGCACGAGGTCGGACTGCGCCCGCAGGAGGTCAAGCGGTTCGTGCACCCGGCGGTGGGCCGGATCGAGCTGCACTGCCAGACGTTGCTGGATCCGCAGCAGAACCACCTGCTGCTGGTCTACACCGCGGTCCCCGGGACCGAGGACCAGGAGAAGCTGGAACTGCTGTCCGTCCTGGGGGCGTCCACGACGGCGTGA
- a CDS encoding SDR family oxidoreductase: MPRTPQLSLPDLSGRRALVTGASDGIGLGIAARLAAAGAQVLLPVRNRTKGQAALDRLRARHPGAQVVLHDLDLSSLSSVAALGQRLRDEGDPIHLLVANAGVMTPPHRQTTADGLELQLGTNHLGHVALVAHLLPLLRAGRARVTSQISVAARSGAVHWADLNWESSYHGMRAYGSSKVALGLFGLELDRRSRAGGWGITSNLSHPGVAPTSLLAARPELERERNTPQITLIRALSRAGLLVGTAESAALPALHAVADPKAEGGRLYGPTGPGHLGGGAGEQPLYRPLRDEAEAARVWEVSQELAGVSFSAVAAA, translated from the coding sequence GTGCCCCGAACCCCTCAGCTGTCCCTGCCCGACCTGTCCGGCCGGCGCGCCCTGGTCACCGGAGCCAGCGACGGCATCGGCCTCGGCATCGCCGCCCGGCTGGCCGCCGCCGGGGCCCAGGTGCTCCTGCCGGTCCGCAACCGCACCAAGGGGCAGGCGGCGCTGGACCGTCTGCGCGCCCGGCACCCCGGGGCCCAGGTGGTCCTGCACGACCTGGACCTGTCCTCGCTGTCCTCGGTCGCCGCCCTCGGGCAGCGGCTGCGGGACGAGGGTGACCCGATCCACCTGCTCGTCGCCAACGCGGGGGTGATGACCCCGCCGCACCGGCAGACCACCGCCGACGGGCTGGAACTGCAGCTGGGCACCAACCACCTCGGCCACGTCGCCCTGGTGGCCCACCTGCTGCCCCTGCTGCGCGCCGGCCGGGCCCGGGTCACCTCCCAGATCAGCGTCGCGGCCCGCAGCGGTGCGGTGCACTGGGCCGACCTGAACTGGGAAAGCAGTTACCACGGCATGCGGGCCTACGGCTCCTCCAAGGTCGCCCTCGGCCTGTTCGGCCTCGAACTGGACCGCCGCAGCCGCGCCGGGGGGTGGGGCATCACCAGCAACCTGTCCCACCCCGGGGTCGCCCCCACCAGCCTGCTCGCCGCCCGCCCCGAACTGGAGCGTGAACGGAACACCCCCCAGATCACCCTCATCCGCGCCCTCTCGCGCGCGGGCCTCCTGGTCGGCACCGCTGAGAGCGCCGCGCTGCCCGCGCTGCACGCGGTCGCCGACCCGAAGGCCGAGGGCGGACGGCTGTACGGGCCCACCGGGCCCGGTCACCTGGGGGGCGGCGCGGGTGAGCAGCCGCTGTACCGCCCGCTGCGCGACGAGGCCGAGGCGGCCCGGGTGTGGGAGGTGTCCCAGGAACTGGCCGGGGTGTCGTTCAGCGCCGTCGCCGCGGCCTGA
- a CDS encoding carbohydrate ABC transporter permease yields the protein MSVQTPTPTPTAVTVTPTGPGGTRPAAAVAVYVLLVVVSLLMLAPFALVVFGAFKTQGEFTSDPGGWLPDSFTNVHNFVVLFTEKGFGRYFLNSAIVSGVTVVTNVLFSAMAGYALAKVPFRGRSLVFGAVVLAMTIPYVAVFVPQFVIVVQLGLVDTLAGIVLPMLVMPIAVFIMRQFATSVPDELLEAARLDGASDVGVFVRVVLPLLGPAVATVAIFTFLNSWNYFLWPLVVAQSTDTYTLPVGLSVASAAANTTDYGVLLAGSVTILVPVLVLFLFLQRYFIQGIAATGLK from the coding sequence TTGAGCGTCCAGACCCCCACCCCCACCCCCACCGCCGTGACGGTCACGCCGACCGGGCCCGGCGGCACGCGGCCGGCCGCGGCCGTCGCCGTGTACGTGCTGCTCGTCGTGGTGTCCCTCCTCATGCTCGCCCCGTTCGCCCTCGTGGTGTTCGGCGCGTTCAAGACGCAGGGGGAGTTCACCTCGGACCCCGGCGGGTGGCTGCCGGACTCCTTCACCAACGTGCACAACTTCGTCGTGCTGTTCACCGAGAAGGGTTTCGGGCGCTACTTCCTCAACAGCGCGATCGTGTCGGGGGTCACGGTCGTGACCAACGTCCTGTTCAGCGCGATGGCCGGGTACGCGCTGGCCAAGGTGCCCTTCCGCGGCCGCAGCCTGGTCTTCGGCGCCGTCGTCCTGGCCATGACCATCCCCTACGTGGCCGTCTTCGTCCCGCAGTTCGTGATCGTCGTGCAGCTGGGGCTGGTGGACACCCTGGCCGGGATCGTCCTGCCGATGCTGGTCATGCCCATCGCGGTCTTCATCATGCGGCAGTTCGCGACCTCCGTCCCGGACGAGCTGCTGGAGGCGGCGCGCCTCGACGGGGCCAGCGACGTGGGCGTCTTCGTCCGCGTCGTCCTGCCGCTGCTGGGACCGGCGGTCGCCACCGTGGCGATCTTCACGTTCCTCAACAGCTGGAACTACTTCCTCTGGCCGCTCGTCGTCGCCCAGTCCACCGACACGTACACGCTGCCGGTCGGGCTGTCGGTGGCGTCGGCCGCGGCGAACACCACCGACTACGGCGTGCTGCTCGCCGGGTCGGTGACGATCCTCGTGCCCGTCCTCGTGCTGTTCCTCTTCCTGCAGCGCTACTTCATCCAGGGGATCGCGGCCACCGGCCTGAAGTGA
- a CDS encoding carbohydrate ABC transporter permease, with protein sequence MAPTTSSSTSSSASVPTAGPAPSTTRGPAPRRAGRGRRASLDVMGWGFVLPFVVVFVVFSVVPAAMALFLSLTDIGIRDLTSPFAVDVVGLGNYASILGSEDFQRAMLNTALFVVVGVPVTMGAGFVLALALDSGIRRMRSVFRAIVYVPVIANVVAAAVLWQYAFTQQGPVNGFLGALGVDGPNWLGRPGWAVVAVLLLTVWRNIGTCMVLFLAGLQSVPEEVHEAAALDGAGYWRRVTAMTVPLLRPTTLLVSVLMSVSFLNIFDEPYLVTNGGPLSATTSVAKWVYDQFGYGRIADSMAGSMVLLVVVLVVSTAQVRLLRSKH encoded by the coding sequence GTGGCTCCCACCACCTCGAGCTCCACCTCGAGCTCCGCGTCGGTCCCCACGGCGGGTCCCGCCCCGAGCACGACCCGCGGGCCTGCGCCGCGCCGAGCCGGGCGGGGACGGCGCGCCTCCCTGGACGTCATGGGCTGGGGCTTCGTCCTGCCCTTCGTGGTCGTCTTCGTGGTCTTCAGCGTCGTGCCCGCGGCCATGGCCCTGTTCCTCAGCCTCACCGACATCGGGATCCGCGACCTCACCAGCCCCTTCGCGGTGGACGTGGTCGGGCTGGGGAACTACGCGAGCATCCTGGGCAGCGAGGACTTCCAGCGGGCGATGCTGAACACCGCGCTTTTCGTGGTGGTCGGCGTCCCCGTCACCATGGGGGCGGGTTTCGTGCTGGCCCTCGCTCTGGACTCCGGCATCCGGCGGATGCGCAGCGTCTTCCGCGCGATCGTCTACGTCCCCGTCATCGCCAACGTGGTCGCCGCGGCGGTGCTGTGGCAGTACGCCTTCACCCAGCAGGGACCGGTCAACGGGTTCCTCGGCGCCCTCGGTGTCGACGGACCCAACTGGCTGGGCCGGCCCGGGTGGGCGGTCGTCGCGGTGCTGCTGCTGACCGTGTGGCGCAACATCGGCACCTGCATGGTGCTGTTCCTCGCCGGTCTGCAGTCGGTGCCCGAGGAGGTGCACGAGGCCGCCGCGCTGGACGGGGCCGGCTACTGGCGCCGGGTCACCGCGATGACGGTCCCGCTGCTGCGGCCCACGACGTTGCTGGTGTCGGTCCTCATGAGCGTGTCGTTCCTCAACATCTTCGACGAGCCGTACCTCGTGACGAACGGGGGGCCGCTGAGCGCGACCACCTCGGTGGCGAAGTGGGTCTACGACCAGTTCGGCTACGGCCGGATCGCCGACTCGATGGCCGGCTCGATGGTCCTTCTCGTCGTGGTGCTCGTCGTGAGCACCGCCCAGGTGCGTCTGCTGAGGTCGAAGCATTGA
- a CDS encoding extracellular solute-binding protein, whose product MLVRPDRSTSRRTVLAGASAAALTAGLAACGRSGTGDSRASAPISVTDGPATGTVEFWAGAPDGDSLPPFIAAFKKENPDVTVNVTTIPSSEFDTKLTAAIASGRVPDLVSLYSQTQSSILATGAFQTVPEGLVDLGSFFEPALAGVTTADGAHKAVPWYAYARVNYYRKDVVDGLGLTPPTTWEENEAFCRQLVAAGHSIPLGMAVAWDEYSAEALSEYVHQNGSSLTTEDGKGWAINAAANVQALEYFASLFTAGYSSPDGPAFLDVVPWLTSGKNVVNVSNGPWLPGWIDEAAGEGYVAKNIGVYAQPAGPGGAKAAALGGGSLGVLDRGGNAQAAWKLVEYLSRPQVQVQWYQTFGNLPAVQSAWDDPAIADDELLAPVRDAIPTAFGAPTAATWSQVADVIGKQMEQVVRGGSTAQAALDEAQKQAEALGTGA is encoded by the coding sequence ATGCTCGTCCGTCCTGACCGGTCCACGTCCCGCCGCACGGTCCTCGCCGGCGCGTCCGCGGCCGCCCTGACCGCGGGTCTGGCCGCGTGCGGGCGCAGCGGTACCGGTGACTCCCGCGCGTCGGCACCCATCAGCGTCACCGACGGCCCGGCGACCGGGACCGTCGAGTTCTGGGCCGGGGCCCCGGACGGCGACTCGCTGCCCCCCTTCATCGCGGCGTTCAAGAAGGAGAACCCGGACGTCACGGTGAACGTCACCACGATCCCGTCGTCGGAGTTCGACACCAAGCTCACCGCGGCCATCGCCTCCGGCCGGGTGCCCGACCTCGTGTCCCTGTACTCGCAGACCCAGTCGTCGATCCTGGCGACCGGGGCGTTCCAGACCGTGCCCGAGGGGCTGGTGGACCTGGGTTCGTTCTTCGAGCCCGCGCTGGCCGGGGTCACGACCGCGGACGGAGCGCACAAGGCCGTGCCGTGGTACGCCTACGCCCGGGTGAACTACTACCGCAAGGACGTCGTGGACGGTCTGGGCCTGACCCCGCCGACCACCTGGGAGGAGAACGAGGCCTTCTGCCGGCAGCTCGTGGCCGCGGGGCACTCCATCCCTCTGGGCATGGCGGTGGCGTGGGACGAGTACTCCGCGGAGGCGCTGTCGGAGTACGTGCACCAGAACGGCTCGTCCCTCACCACCGAGGACGGCAAGGGGTGGGCGATCAACGCCGCCGCCAACGTGCAGGCGCTGGAGTACTTCGCCTCGCTGTTCACCGCCGGGTACTCCTCCCCGGACGGCCCGGCCTTCCTCGACGTCGTCCCGTGGTTGACGTCCGGGAAGAACGTCGTGAACGTCTCCAACGGCCCGTGGCTGCCGGGCTGGATCGACGAGGCGGCCGGCGAGGGGTACGTGGCGAAGAACATCGGCGTCTACGCGCAACCGGCCGGTCCCGGTGGGGCCAAGGCCGCCGCCCTGGGCGGCGGCAGCCTCGGCGTCCTCGACCGCGGCGGCAACGCCCAGGCCGCCTGGAAGCTCGTGGAGTACCTGTCCCGGCCCCAGGTGCAGGTGCAGTGGTACCAGACCTTCGGCAACCTGCCCGCCGTCCAGTCCGCCTGGGACGACCCGGCGATCGCCGACGACGAACTGCTGGCCCCGGTGCGCGACGCCATCCCGACCGCCTTCGGCGCTCCGACGGCGGCCACCTGGAGCCAGGTCGCCGACGTCATCGGCAAGCAGATGGAGCAGGTCGTGCGGGGCGGGTCGACGGCTCAGGCGGCGCTGGACGAGGCGCAGAAGCAGGCCGAGGCGCTGGGGACCGGGGCCTGA
- a CDS encoding GMC oxidoreductase produces the protein MDSHTAPADLLVVGGGLMGAAVAAQARAARPGTRIVIVDAGRPIGTVAGAHLHDSAEPDVRETYLQRVEPGVQSLYLGADPTPSLGGSIRDARPGMYNVSAFGSDAAAMPAAAVGLNAGGMGVHWTAATPWPWGSEVFDDDAEAFAADLATAQRLLRVQARPFAPTEVGDRLLRVLDGLFGPVSAPGRHPQPMPMAVAPGRTGPLARTGPTVVLPRLLEGPGDDFEVLTGTVALRLVHDGTRVAGVEVRDTRTGEERTVAAAAVVVAADTFRTPQLLFASGIRPTALGAHLNEHAFLTGQVLVDLPRLGVDLGSVPLPLEGEWVVGSHWLPHSGPAQPFHGQIMDRLFVDAAGERLAYSTGASLYVPTDVDPANRLVFDEDEVDAAGLPRLRVEYRYTAGDLARIAEGRATQRRLCEALGDFDPDRDSALLAPGSSLHWTGTTRSGRSDDGTCVCDPSGRVWGFSNLHLAGGSVVPTPVTANSTLTAMVTAVRAARGTLEHLEQEVGALAL, from the coding sequence ATGGACTCGCACACCGCTCCCGCCGACCTGCTCGTCGTCGGCGGTGGACTCATGGGGGCCGCGGTCGCGGCGCAGGCCCGGGCGGCACGTCCCGGGACGCGGATCGTGATCGTCGACGCCGGCCGCCCGATCGGGACGGTCGCGGGCGCCCACCTGCACGACTCCGCCGAACCCGACGTGCGTGAGACCTACCTGCAGCGGGTCGAACCGGGCGTGCAGTCCCTGTACCTCGGCGCGGACCCGACGCCCTCCCTGGGGGGCAGCATCCGCGACGCCCGTCCGGGCATGTACAACGTGTCCGCCTTCGGCTCCGACGCCGCCGCCATGCCGGCCGCGGCCGTCGGGCTCAACGCCGGGGGCATGGGCGTGCACTGGACGGCGGCGACGCCGTGGCCGTGGGGTTCGGAGGTCTTCGACGACGACGCCGAGGCCTTCGCCGCCGACCTGGCGACCGCGCAGCGGTTGCTGCGCGTGCAGGCCCGGCCGTTCGCCCCCACCGAGGTCGGCGACCGCCTCCTGCGGGTGCTGGACGGGCTGTTCGGACCCGTCAGCGCCCCGGGCCGGCACCCGCAGCCCATGCCCATGGCGGTGGCCCCGGGCCGGACCGGGCCGCTGGCGCGCACCGGCCCCACCGTGGTCCTGCCCCGCCTGCTGGAGGGTCCCGGCGACGACTTCGAGGTGCTCACCGGGACGGTCGCCCTGCGCCTGGTGCACGACGGCACCCGGGTCGCCGGGGTCGAGGTCCGCGACACCCGCACCGGCGAGGAGCGCACGGTGGCCGCCGCCGCCGTCGTCGTCGCGGCCGACACCTTCCGCACCCCGCAACTGCTGTTCGCCTCCGGCATCCGGCCGACCGCCCTGGGCGCCCACCTCAACGAGCACGCCTTCCTCACCGGGCAGGTCCTCGTCGACCTGCCGCGACTGGGGGTGGACCTGGGATCGGTCCCGCTGCCGCTGGAGGGGGAGTGGGTCGTCGGTTCGCACTGGCTGCCGCACAGCGGCCCCGCGCAACCCTTCCACGGCCAGATCATGGACCGCCTGTTCGTCGACGCGGCCGGCGAGCGGCTGGCGTACTCGACGGGTGCCTCGCTGTACGTCCCGACGGACGTCGACCCGGCCAACCGGCTGGTGTTCGACGAGGACGAGGTCGACGCCGCGGGCCTGCCCCGGTTGCGCGTGGAGTACCGGTACACGGCCGGCGACCTCGCCCGCATCGCGGAGGGCCGCGCCACCCAGCGGCGGCTGTGCGAGGCCCTGGGCGACTTCGACCCGGACCGCGACTCGGCCCTGCTGGCGCCGGGTTCCTCGTTGCACTGGACGGGGACCACCCGCAGCGGCCGGTCCGACGACGGGACCTGCGTGTGCGACCCGTCGGGGCGGGTGTGGGGTTTCTCCAACCTGCACCTCGCCGGGGGTTCGGTGGTCCCGACCCCGGTGACCGCGAACTCCACGCTCACCGCGATGGTCACCGCCGTCCGGGCGGCCCGTGGAACCCTGGAACACCTCGAGCAGGAGGTGGGTGCCCTCGCCCTCTGA
- a CDS encoding ROK family protein yields MPPVDPAVMRRLNAALTFRLLREADAPLTMAQLTRGTELSRRTVELILADLLADGWVREVAVGSTGVGRPPRAFAFQPDNALFAAVQVDTHSVRAGVADTHGRLLSSERRVLSDYYDPATTLEQAVDALNAALVASGRPVGVVRAGAVAMPGLIDDEGLVLGLVDAPTWTGVRPSAVLAQAFPFPFVGDNDANLAAVGERWKGAAQGLDSFTWLLAGARNGAGIVIRGEVHRGFRSSAGEIVRAPAVGMSELHEHPLGGLTHPDPQERARAERIVERVRSGDRDAADLLDEFTAPLARVLVTLVWTIAPPLVVLGGGLEVAADVLVPRLETALAAEGAPAVPIRATSLGGDAVLLGALHEARASVDDELLRAKS; encoded by the coding sequence GTGCCACCCGTGGACCCCGCCGTCATGCGGCGCCTCAACGCCGCCCTGACGTTCCGCCTCCTGCGCGAGGCGGACGCCCCGCTGACGATGGCCCAGCTCACGCGGGGCACGGAACTGTCCCGGCGGACCGTCGAGCTCATCCTCGCCGACCTCCTCGCCGACGGGTGGGTGCGGGAGGTGGCGGTCGGTTCCACCGGGGTGGGGCGACCGCCCCGGGCGTTCGCGTTCCAGCCGGACAACGCCCTGTTCGCCGCGGTCCAGGTGGACACGCACTCGGTGCGCGCCGGCGTCGCGGACACGCACGGGCGGTTGCTCTCGTCCGAGCGCAGGGTCCTGAGCGACTACTACGACCCGGCGACGACGCTGGAGCAGGCCGTGGACGCGTTGAACGCCGCGCTGGTCGCCTCCGGGCGCCCGGTGGGCGTCGTGCGGGCGGGGGCGGTCGCGATGCCCGGTCTGATCGACGACGAGGGACTGGTGCTCGGACTGGTCGACGCCCCGACCTGGACGGGAGTTCGGCCTTCAGCCGTTCTGGCGCAAGCGTTCCCGTTCCCCTTCGTCGGGGACAACGACGCGAACCTCGCGGCCGTGGGGGAGCGGTGGAAGGGCGCTGCGCAGGGCCTGGACAGTTTCACGTGGTTGCTGGCGGGGGCCCGCAACGGTGCGGGGATCGTCATCCGCGGTGAGGTCCACCGGGGTTTCCGCAGTTCGGCGGGCGAGATCGTGCGCGCCCCGGCGGTGGGGATGTCCGAACTGCACGAGCACCCGCTCGGCGGCCTGACCCACCCCGACCCGCAGGAGCGGGCACGCGCCGAGCGGATCGTCGAGCGGGTCCGCTCCGGGGACCGTGACGCCGCCGACCTGCTCGACGAGTTCACCGCCCCGCTGGCCCGGGTGCTGGTCACCCTGGTGTGGACGATCGCGCCGCCGCTGGTCGTGCTCGGGGGCGGTCTGGAGGTGGCCGCCGACGTCCTCGTGCCGCGGCTGGAGACCGCCCTGGCCGCCGAGGGCGCGCCGGCGGTACCCATCCGGGCCACCTCCCTCGGTGGGGACGCCGTGCTGCTGGGGGCCCTGCACGAGGCGCGGGCCAGTGTCGACGACGAGCTGCTCCGGGCCAAGTCCTAG
- a CDS encoding sugar phosphate isomerase/epimerase family protein: MSHIESEPQYGVDLVTFYHPGFWGVSTAEEMVAWCAEHPREMWDRMLDALAEADVPWIELTFPPLDFRSALAAFGSVDGVLEAFAARGVRVLSGFCNGTHWGGLSPQEAVAEMAEYAAFLRGTGAGILVLGTPMLAGGPDAPVQALSADEHRRLLEHLARVCDAVGASLADTGIRLAVHTESHSITVAAEDVRTLMGLTDPALVGLCPDSAHITLSGGDPVALAREFADRVLVSHWKDAAGPFPADLVLDEDVHAVHRRFMRPMGDGVVDWPAWAAVMAGTPTAGVRLLELDAAPDPVAELRAARAVADGLVPAAG, encoded by the coding sequence ATGTCGCACATTGAATCCGAGCCGCAGTACGGCGTCGACCTCGTGACCTTCTACCACCCCGGTTTCTGGGGCGTGTCCACCGCGGAGGAGATGGTCGCCTGGTGCGCCGAGCACCCCCGCGAGATGTGGGACCGCATGCTCGACGCGCTCGCCGAGGCCGACGTGCCGTGGATCGAGCTGACCTTCCCGCCGTTGGACTTCCGCAGCGCGCTCGCCGCGTTCGGCTCCGTCGACGGGGTGCTGGAGGCGTTCGCCGCCCGGGGTGTGCGGGTCCTGTCGGGCTTCTGCAACGGCACGCACTGGGGCGGGCTCAGCCCGCAGGAGGCGGTGGCGGAGATGGCCGAGTACGCGGCCTTCCTGCGCGGCACCGGGGCGGGGATCCTCGTCCTGGGCACCCCGATGCTGGCCGGCGGCCCGGACGCGCCCGTGCAGGCGCTGTCCGCGGACGAGCACCGGCGGCTGCTGGAGCACCTCGCCCGGGTGTGCGACGCGGTCGGCGCCTCGCTGGCCGACACCGGGATCCGACTGGCGGTGCACACCGAGTCGCACTCGATCACCGTGGCCGCCGAGGACGTCCGGACGCTGATGGGGCTGACCGACCCCGCGCTGGTGGGTCTGTGCCCGGACTCGGCGCACATCACGCTGTCCGGCGGGGACCCGGTGGCCCTGGCCCGGGAGTTCGCCGACCGGGTGCTCGTCTCGCACTGGAAGGACGCCGCCGGCCCCTTCCCCGCCGACCTGGTCCTCGACGAGGACGTCCACGCGGTGCACCGGCGCTTCATGCGTCCCATGGGCGACGGCGTCGTGGACTGGCCGGCCTGGGCCGCCGTCATGGCCGGCACGCCGACGGCCGGGGTGCGGCTGCTGGAGCTGGACGCGGCGCCGGACCCGGTGGCCGAGCTGCGCGCGGCGCGGGCCGTGGCCGACGGGCTCGTGCCGGCCGCCGGCTGA
- a CDS encoding GntR family transcriptional regulator, which produces MTEVELLVDSVYATLLDRIVDGRLAPGSALSVPALALELGVSRSPVRESVQRLVAEGVAVTVAHTGARVATVSLADLDEVLRVREVLDGLAAAEATAVVDADGLTRLEELLDAGERAVRGPVDPAGDAALDLRFHALLRELSGNATLAETLRRLEVRAHLFGAGLWADQRHRELAVAEHRGIVAAVAAGDVAAARARAGAHVAALAVRMRRAAR; this is translated from the coding sequence GTGACCGAGGTCGAACTCCTCGTCGACAGCGTCTACGCCACGTTGCTCGACCGGATCGTCGACGGCCGGCTCGCGCCGGGTTCGGCGCTCAGCGTCCCGGCGCTCGCCCTCGAACTCGGCGTCAGCCGCAGCCCGGTGCGCGAATCGGTCCAGCGCCTGGTCGCCGAGGGTGTCGCGGTGACGGTTGCGCACACCGGGGCCCGGGTGGCGACGGTGAGCCTGGCCGACCTCGACGAGGTGCTGCGGGTGCGGGAGGTGCTCGACGGCCTCGCCGCCGCGGAGGCGACCGCGGTCGTCGACGCCGACGGCCTGACCCGCCTGGAGGAACTCCTGGACGCGGGGGAGCGGGCGGTGCGCGGACCCGTCGACCCGGCCGGCGACGCCGCGCTGGACCTGCGCTTCCACGCGCTGCTGCGCGAACTGTCCGGCAACGCCACGCTCGCCGAGACGCTGCGTCGCCTGGAGGTCCGCGCCCACCTGTTCGGCGCGGGCCTGTGGGCCGACCAGCGCCACCGGGAACTCGCCGTCGCCGAGCACCGCGGCATCGTCGCGGCCGTCGCGGCCGGGGACGTGGCGGCGGCCCGCGCCCGGGCCGGGGCCCACGTCGCCGCGCTGGCCGTCCGGATGCGGCGCGCCGCCCGCTGA